CGCCCACGGCGTCACGAGCCAAAGCGGCGACATCAAGGTGACCTTCGAGCTCGCGGACCCGCCCGGCGTCTCTCGCTGCTTCGTGCACTGCCCCGGTCTGGCGGATGGCTGCTACGGCGGAGATCCCCTGGTTCTGAGCTCGGCGGACGCGTTCGTGCTTCTCGTCGTCCCCTTCACCGAAGGCTCCAGGCGCAGGGAGTACAAGGATTTCTTCGTCTACAGGGCAGGTCCAGGGGCTCCATCGCTCAGCCTTCTCCCCGCCCCCTACCGCTACCCTGACTACATCAGGCTGACCGGCGTCGTGCCCCTCGGCGGCTCCGATCTCAACAGCAAAGACTACGCCGTGGTCTTCCCCCTCGTCTGGCGATCGCGACACACCAAAGACTCTACCAGCAGGAAGTGCATCGATCTCCGCGTGTATTGCTCCGATAACTCTGCGTCGCCGTGGCGCTACACCTACAAGATGGCCAGCATCGCCATGGACACCAAGATATACCAACATCACGAAGTGATGTGGCACCAAGGCACCAGAGTGATCTTCGCCGGGGCAGGAACACTTGGCTGGGTCAATCATTGGCATGGCATTCTGCTATGCAACGTGCTGGACAACAATCCGGTCATGTGTTTGATCCAATGGCCCGTTCCGATCCCTTGCGATCTGGTGTCGCGGTTTGGCATAGGAGTCGATGATATCTACCCCCGTCTGTTCCGTGTAGTCGCTATAAGCAATGGTGTGATCAGGTTCGTCGAGCTGAAATCTTGTGGGTGTACTGATACCATGGACGGTCACCACATGGAATTGGGACATCCGCTCAAAGAAGTGGCACAAGAGGTTCACTGTCAAGGCTGATAACGTGCCTGTCACTGGTTCATGTTTCCCTAAGGTATCAGGTGGCAAGAGGTTGAGCTGGGA
The Aegilops tauschii subsp. strangulata cultivar AL8/78 chromosome 3, Aet v6.0, whole genome shotgun sequence genome window above contains:
- the LOC123497793 gene encoding uncharacterized protein produces the protein MPDPFAAAAFRRSSRRPWVLTDSKCHIGDRDNATTAHGVTSQSGDIKVTFELADPPGVSRCFVHCPGLADGCYGGDPLVLSSADAFVLLVVPFTEGSRRREYKDFFVYRAGPGAPSLSLLPAPYRYPDYIRLTGVVPLGGSDLNSKDYAVVFPLVWRSRHTKDSTSRKCIDLRVYCSDNSASPWRYTYKMASIAMDTKIYQHHEVMWHQGTRVIFAGAGTLGWVNHWHGILLCNVLDNNPVMCLIQWPVPIPCDLVSRFGIGVDDIYPRLFRVVAISNGVIRFVELKSCGCTDTMDGHHMELGHPLKEVAQEVHCQG